In Sphingomonas sp. SORGH_AS_0950, the following are encoded in one genomic region:
- a CDS encoding phage tail assembly chaperone: MSFADDAARLAGMAGAVLGWSPDRFWRATPAELHAVVGALTGAGQDGGDPPSRATLARLREMYPDG, translated from the coding sequence ATGCGGCGCGGCTGGCGGGGATGGCGGGCGCGGTGCTGGGCTGGTCGCCCGACCGCTTCTGGCGCGCCACCCCGGCCGAGCTTCACGCGGTGGTCGGGGCCTTGACGGGGGCGGGGCAGGACGGGGGCGATCCGCCGTCGCGCGCCACGCTCGCCCGGTTGCGGGAGATGTATCCGGATGGATGA
- a CDS encoding tail tape measure protein, giving the protein MDEQDFAPRIDMRGFTADMAAMRADLSQGLGDAAELGARSVEGALLRAARTGRFGFEELKATALSALDQIARAALRQGVGAVGDGGLLGLLGGLASGLPGRATGGPVSPDRPYLVGERGPEVFVPTSSGRVEPLGRAASPRDVRVAITINAGAGEAAGVLQRSGRQVARAVRAALAED; this is encoded by the coding sequence ATGGATGAGCAGGATTTCGCGCCGCGCATCGACATGCGTGGCTTCACCGCCGACATGGCCGCGATGCGCGCCGACCTGTCGCAGGGGCTGGGCGATGCTGCCGAGCTGGGCGCGCGTAGCGTCGAGGGGGCGCTGCTCCGGGCGGCGCGGACCGGCCGGTTCGGTTTCGAGGAGCTGAAGGCGACCGCGCTGTCCGCGCTCGACCAGATCGCCCGCGCGGCGTTGCGGCAGGGGGTGGGGGCGGTCGGTGACGGCGGCCTGCTGGGTCTGCTGGGCGGACTGGCGTCGGGCCTGCCGGGGCGGGCGACCGGCGGGCCGGTATCGCCCGACCGCCCCTATCTGGTCGGCGAGCGGGGGCCGGAGGTCTTCGTGCCGACCAGCAGCGGCCGGGTCGAGCCGTTGGGCCGCGCCGCATCACCGCGCGACGTGCGGGTGGCGATCACCATCAACGCCGGGGCGGGCGAGGCGGCGGGGGTGCTGCAACGCTCCGGCCGCCAGGTGGCGCGTGCGGTTCGCGCGGCGCTCGCGGAGGATTGA
- a CDS encoding DUF2460 domain-containing protein — translation MQWCLHEQRRDQRSDHLSRFDPRYWTVDFPRPMMAAVVASGADSLRVDTVFYRTDDLAGLIWESADRHDHPLLRYDTVRDYRDCRLRFRWRSGGIKPLDARHGPTLTIEGRDASGKARAWYVRLWNYATGTAEDAEVAIDFANLAGGFRFPEERDPVWAGDVDRMFVSLVAPDYDAGAAFLARPQEGWVELTGIACEGPGAVIGVGAAVLPEQGFRIASGYDDSYHLTPQRLLRNMLHLGYRGDLVHYVGMSHYFRLERSGDGLYASLAGGVLNAPCAAWHRGFALEARALGYDPIWSLSYELFDAHCWGDWKQRSADGAPALTGWSPPSTLLSPAHGGAMAYLQAVARAFLAIGQAAGLPPKFQVGEPWWWERPADGAPCLYDAAAVAAFAPVPMASMAGARSQAQRDTLDRAGACLAASTAALCAAAKAAAPGCVTHLLTYLPTVLDPAAPEAVRANMPVGWASPAFDILQLEDYDWVTAGDTASTRKGVALAEARLGYPPERQHYFSGFVLRADQRAQWGRIAEAAGVARARGIAATFVWAMPQVMRDGFVCWEGGEDRVQAFDDVLFPLALGREAEVTPGFSTAILTSAGGREARNAAWAEARTTYDVGPGLRSAEDMATLLSFFRARLGPARGFRLRDPFDSSATDEAIGTGDGTTRRFALVRHYGDQPRRITRPVAGSVSVRVAGRGVTGFVVEPGGWLLFDTAPVAGAAIAASFAFDVPVRFAEDRLSVTLAGFRAGAAASVPLVEVREA, via the coding sequence GTGCAATGGTGTCTGCATGAGCAGCGGCGGGATCAGCGGAGCGATCATTTGTCGCGCTTCGATCCTCGTTACTGGACCGTCGACTTTCCGCGCCCGATGATGGCGGCGGTGGTCGCGAGCGGGGCGGACAGCCTGCGCGTCGACACGGTCTTCTATCGCACCGACGATCTGGCGGGGCTGATCTGGGAGTCGGCCGACCGGCACGACCATCCGCTGCTTCGCTATGACACGGTGCGCGATTATCGCGATTGCCGGTTGCGGTTCCGCTGGCGCTCGGGCGGGATCAAGCCGCTCGACGCGCGGCATGGGCCGACGCTGACCATCGAGGGGCGCGACGCAAGCGGCAAGGCGCGCGCCTGGTATGTCCGGCTGTGGAATTATGCGACCGGCACGGCGGAGGATGCGGAGGTCGCGATCGACTTCGCGAACCTGGCGGGCGGATTCAGATTTCCCGAGGAGCGCGATCCCGTCTGGGCGGGCGATGTCGATCGCATGTTCGTTTCGCTGGTCGCGCCCGATTACGATGCGGGGGCGGCCTTTCTGGCGCGGCCGCAGGAGGGCTGGGTCGAGCTGACCGGCATCGCCTGCGAGGGGCCGGGCGCGGTGATCGGGGTCGGCGCGGCGGTGCTGCCCGAACAGGGGTTCCGCATCGCCAGCGGCTATGACGACAGCTATCACCTGACGCCGCAGCGTTTGCTGCGCAACATGCTGCACCTCGGCTATCGCGGCGACCTCGTCCATTATGTCGGCATGAGCCATTATTTCCGGCTCGAACGCAGCGGCGACGGGCTGTACGCCAGCCTGGCGGGCGGCGTGCTCAACGCGCCCTGCGCCGCCTGGCATCGCGGGTTCGCGCTCGAGGCCAGGGCGCTGGGTTATGACCCGATCTGGTCGCTGTCCTATGAGCTGTTCGACGCGCATTGCTGGGGCGACTGGAAGCAGCGTTCGGCCGATGGCGCGCCGGCGCTGACCGGCTGGTCGCCGCCCTCCACGCTGCTCAGCCCGGCGCATGGCGGGGCGATGGCGTATCTCCAGGCGGTGGCGCGCGCGTTCCTGGCGATTGGGCAGGCGGCGGGGCTGCCCCCGAAATTCCAGGTGGGCGAGCCCTGGTGGTGGGAGCGTCCCGCCGACGGCGCGCCGTGCCTGTACGACGCGGCGGCGGTGGCGGCCTTCGCGCCGGTGCCGATGGCGAGCATGGCGGGGGCGCGGAGCCAGGCGCAGCGCGATACGCTCGACCGGGCGGGGGCGTGCCTGGCGGCATCGACGGCGGCGTTGTGCGCGGCGGCGAAGGCGGCGGCGCCGGGCTGCGTCACCCATTTGCTGACCTATCTGCCGACCGTGCTCGACCCGGCCGCGCCCGAGGCCGTCCGCGCGAACATGCCGGTCGGCTGGGCGAGCCCGGCCTTCGATATCCTGCAGCTGGAGGATTATGACTGGGTGACGGCGGGCGACACCGCCTCGACCCGCAAGGGCGTCGCGCTGGCCGAGGCGCGGCTGGGCTATCCGCCGGAGCGGCAGCATTATTTTTCGGGCTTCGTGCTGCGCGCCGATCAGCGGGCGCAATGGGGCCGGATCGCCGAGGCGGCCGGGGTCGCGCGGGCGCGCGGAATCGCGGCGACCTTCGTCTGGGCGATGCCGCAGGTGATGCGCGACGGGTTCGTCTGTTGGGAAGGGGGAGAGGATCGCGTGCAGGCTTTCGACGATGTGCTGTTCCCACTGGCGCTGGGCCGCGAGGCGGAGGTGACGCCGGGCTTTTCCACCGCGATCCTGACGAGCGCGGGCGGGCGCGAGGCGCGCAACGCCGCCTGGGCGGAGGCGCGGACCACCTATGATGTCGGCCCCGGCCTCCGCTCGGCCGAGGACATGGCGACGCTGCTCTCCTTCTTCCGCGCGCGGCTGGGCCCGGCACGCGGATTCCGGCTGCGCGATCCGTTCGACAGCAGCGCCACCGACGAGGCGATCGGCACCGGCGACGGCACCACCCGCCGCTTCGCGCTGGTCCGCCATTATGGCGACCAGCCGCGCCGGATCACCCGGCCGGTCGCGGGCAGCGTCTCGGTCAGGGTGGCGGGCCGGGGCGTGACGGGCTTCGTCGTCGAGCCGGGCGGCTGGCTGTTGTTCGACACCGCTCCCGTGGCGGGCGCGGCGATCGCCGCCAGCTTCGCCTTCGACGTGCCCGTCCGCTTCGCCGAGGACCGGCTGAGCGTCACGCTGGCGGGGTTTCGCGCGGGGGCGGCGGCGTCGGTGCCGCTGGTCGAGGTGCGCGAGGCATGA
- a CDS encoding DUF2163 domain-containing protein has protein sequence MSGDTLTGWVLCWRIERSDGVTIGLTGHDHDLWIDGLRYRAAPGLTPSAILRGDGLDPDLMDASGALTSEAIGERDLLAGRWDGARVAAIAVDWSGAGDPVPLGQGTIGAVQLGEGGFTAELRGVGALLDRPVAAETSPDCRAALGDRRCRVPMAGRRRIARVSDWDGEAMLTVAHDEPVANAYGQGRLIWFGGANSGLEAVVLRSEGRRLWLAATPAFAVEGTPLVELVEGCDKRLETCVARFANVLNFRGEPFLPGIDLLTRYPGA, from the coding sequence ATGAGCGGCGACACGCTGACCGGCTGGGTGCTGTGCTGGCGGATCGAGCGGTCCGACGGGGTGACGATCGGGCTGACCGGCCATGACCATGATCTGTGGATCGACGGCCTGCGCTACCGCGCCGCGCCCGGCCTGACGCCCAGCGCGATCCTGCGCGGCGACGGCCTCGACCCCGATCTGATGGACGCCTCGGGCGCACTCACCAGCGAGGCGATCGGCGAGCGCGACCTGCTGGCGGGCCGCTGGGACGGGGCGCGCGTGGCGGCGATCGCGGTCGACTGGAGCGGCGCGGGCGACCCGGTGCCGCTGGGCCAGGGGACGATCGGCGCGGTGCAGCTGGGTGAGGGGGGCTTCACCGCCGAACTGCGCGGCGTCGGCGCGCTGCTCGACCGGCCGGTGGCGGCGGAGACCTCGCCCGACTGCCGCGCCGCGCTGGGCGACCGGCGGTGCCGCGTGCCGATGGCGGGGCGGCGGCGCATCGCGCGGGTGAGCGACTGGGACGGCGAGGCGATGCTGACCGTCGCGCATGACGAGCCGGTCGCAAATGCCTATGGCCAGGGGCGGCTGATCTGGTTCGGCGGCGCCAATAGCGGGCTGGAGGCGGTGGTGTTGCGGTCGGAGGGGCGGCGTCTGTGGCTGGCCGCCACGCCCGCCTTCGCGGTCGAGGGCACGCCGCTGGTCGAGCTGGTCGAGGGGTGCGACAAGCGGCTGGAGACCTGTGTCGCGCGGTTCGCCAACGTCCTGAATTTCCGGGGCGAGCCGTTCCTGCCCGGCATCGACCTGCTCACCCGCTATCCCGGCGCATGA
- a CDS encoding peptidoglycan endopeptidase, whose protein sequence is MSAVAAAAAALVGVRFRLHGRDPAHGLDCVGLVAAATGRAAPTGYGWRSGDAAKAAAALDAQFQRTTDSPGAVLLLRAGPGQLHLAIRVGDGIVHADAGLRRVAWRPGAPPWPVLGCWKGEG, encoded by the coding sequence ATGAGCGCGGTGGCGGCGGCGGCGGCCGCGCTGGTCGGCGTGCGGTTCCGGCTGCACGGGCGCGACCCGGCGCATGGGCTGGACTGTGTCGGGCTGGTCGCGGCGGCGACCGGGCGGGCGGCGCCGACCGGCTATGGCTGGCGCAGCGGCGACGCGGCGAAGGCGGCGGCGGCGCTCGATGCGCAATTTCAGAGGACGACGGATTCGCCGGGCGCGGTGCTGCTGCTGCGTGCCGGGCCGGGGCAGCTCCATCTGGCGATCCGGGTCGGTGACGGGATCGTCCATGCCGATGCGGGCCTGCGCCGGGTCGCCTGGCGGCCGGGGGCACCGCCCTGGCCGGTGCTGGGCTGTTGGAAGGGGGAGGGATAA
- a CDS encoding phage tail protein: MATLVLGTVGRALLGPVGGAIGALIGNRVDHAVLGPRRQQGPRLTELSVQTSTYGTQMPAVFGTMRVAGPVIWATDLVEARGLTGGGKGRPATESYSYTANFAVALSGRPIRRVGRIWADGRLLRGAAGDFKVATGFRLHPGTEDQPVDPLIASVEGARASACRGLAYAVFEGLALAEFGNRIPQLTFEVEADEAPLSCRAIAQALCGQVRGGDAGATVAGFAASGGSVRAVLDMLADMSGGQWVAEGDGIRLVAPSASATPAVTIRDDAMAADGHGRRGQRAIASEASIAASVTVAHYDPARDYQIGQQRARRPGGVRDERLELAAALDAATARTLAQDRLARLSVERVRRTVTLGPEALSIAPGTIVAIAGEAGRWRVIESAWENMAVRLTCVPLGRGGPMLPAASGRIAPAPDRAIGVTRLIAFEAPPLDDQPLGTPRLSVVAAGGPGWRQASLAYSLDDGASWTALGLTAMPGVIGRVTAVSPGGAIGLIDRRGAFVVAVAEDLADADPAAIDAGANLAWVGGELLQFARAEPLGDGQWRLGQLRRGLRGTEAMVGQAGPGDAFVLMSAASVRTIDIPVTMLGARVRFLAHGVGDGVEGVQASAMVTGQSVRPPAPVHLRWRRGEDGRVTIGWTRRSRIGWGWTDRVDAPLGEESERYRVTIGEREEEVSAPVWTGSAPVGTRVAVRQLGTLAASLPLVAILGEGRDG, translated from the coding sequence ATGGCGACCTTGGTGTTGGGCACGGTGGGGCGGGCGCTGCTGGGGCCGGTGGGCGGCGCGATCGGTGCGCTGATCGGCAACCGCGTGGATCATGCGGTGCTGGGGCCGCGACGGCAGCAGGGCCCGCGCCTGACCGAGCTGTCGGTCCAGACCTCGACCTATGGCACGCAGATGCCCGCCGTCTTCGGCACGATGCGGGTCGCCGGGCCGGTGATCTGGGCGACCGATCTGGTCGAGGCGCGCGGGCTGACCGGCGGGGGCAAGGGGCGTCCGGCGACCGAAAGCTATAGCTACACCGCCAATTTCGCGGTCGCCTTGTCGGGGCGGCCGATCCGGCGGGTGGGGCGTATCTGGGCCGATGGCCGGTTGCTGCGCGGGGCGGCGGGCGATTTCAAGGTGGCGACGGGCTTTCGCCTCCATCCCGGCACCGAGGATCAGCCGGTCGACCCGCTGATCGCCTCGGTCGAGGGGGCGCGCGCCTCGGCCTGTCGGGGGCTTGCCTATGCGGTGTTCGAGGGGCTGGCGCTGGCCGAGTTCGGCAATCGCATCCCCCAGCTGACCTTCGAGGTCGAGGCGGACGAGGCGCCGCTGTCCTGCCGTGCCATCGCGCAGGCATTGTGCGGGCAGGTGCGCGGCGGCGATGCGGGCGCGACCGTCGCGGGATTCGCCGCAAGCGGGGGCAGCGTGCGCGCGGTGCTGGACATGCTGGCCGATATGAGCGGCGGGCAATGGGTCGCCGAGGGCGACGGTATCCGGCTGGTCGCGCCGTCCGCATCCGCCACGCCCGCCGTCACGATCCGCGACGACGCCATGGCGGCGGACGGCCATGGGCGGCGCGGCCAGCGCGCCATCGCCAGCGAGGCAAGCATCGCCGCCAGCGTGACGGTGGCGCATTACGATCCCGCCCGCGACTATCAGATCGGGCAGCAGCGCGCGCGTCGCCCCGGCGGAGTGCGCGACGAGCGGCTGGAGCTGGCCGCCGCGCTGGATGCGGCGACCGCGCGGACATTGGCGCAGGACCGGCTGGCGCGGCTGTCGGTCGAGCGGGTGCGTCGCACGGTGACTCTCGGCCCCGAAGCATTGTCCATCGCGCCCGGCACCATCGTCGCGATCGCGGGAGAGGCGGGGCGCTGGCGGGTGATCGAATCCGCCTGGGAGAATATGGCGGTGCGGCTGACCTGCGTGCCGCTGGGCCGGGGCGGGCCGATGCTGCCCGCCGCATCCGGCCGGATCGCGCCCGCGCCGGACCGGGCCATCGGCGTCACCCGGCTGATCGCCTTCGAAGCGCCGCCGCTCGACGACCAGCCGCTCGGCACGCCGCGCCTGTCGGTGGTGGCGGCGGGCGGTCCCGGATGGCGGCAGGCCTCGCTCGCCTATAGCCTGGACGACGGCGCGAGCTGGACCGCGCTGGGCCTGACGGCGATGCCCGGCGTGATCGGGCGGGTGACGGCGGTCTCCCCCGGCGGGGCGATCGGCCTGATCGACCGGCGCGGGGCGTTCGTCGTCGCGGTGGCGGAGGATCTGGCGGATGCCGATCCGGCCGCGATCGATGCGGGGGCCAATCTCGCCTGGGTCGGCGGCGAGCTGTTGCAGTTCGCGCGCGCCGAGCCGCTGGGCGACGGGCAATGGCGGCTCGGCCAGCTGCGACGCGGCCTGCGCGGGACCGAGGCGATGGTCGGCCAGGCCGGGCCCGGCGATGCCTTCGTCCTGATGTCGGCGGCCAGCGTCCGGACGATCGACATTCCCGTCACGATGCTGGGCGCTCGGGTCCGCTTCCTGGCGCATGGCGTGGGCGACGGTGTCGAGGGGGTGCAGGCATCGGCGATGGTGACGGGCCAGTCGGTCCGCCCGCCCGCGCCGGTCCATCTGCGCTGGCGGCGAGGCGAGGACGGGCGGGTCACGATCGGCTGGACCCGGCGGAGCCGCATCGGCTGGGGCTGGACGGACCGGGTCGACGCGCCGCTGGGCGAGGAGAGCGAGCGCTACCGCGTGACGATCGGCGAGCGGGAGGAGGAGGTTTCGGCACCCGTCTGGACGGGCAGCGCGCCCGTCGGGACGCGGGTGGCGGTGCGGCAATTGGGAACGCTGGCGGCATCGCTGCCGCTGGTCGCGATATTGGGGGAGGGACGAGATGGGTGA
- a CDS encoding DUF2793 domain-containing protein — translation MGEETPRWTLPLLSAGQAQKEVTHNEALSLLDLVVQPCVEAVGLNAPPTDATPGQAWVVGYQPTGAWTGHARHLAGMTAGGWRFLIPQPGLSVWSRADRCRSDWDEDGWRTGRVTARELLVEGKKVVGPQQSGIALTEGGQVIDLQARSAVDAVIRALRNHGLIASA, via the coding sequence ATGGGTGAGGAAACGCCGCGCTGGACGCTGCCGCTGCTGTCGGCAGGGCAGGCGCAGAAAGAGGTGACGCATAACGAGGCGCTGAGCCTGCTCGATCTGGTCGTGCAACCCTGTGTCGAGGCGGTCGGGCTGAACGCGCCGCCCACCGATGCGACACCGGGTCAGGCCTGGGTGGTCGGCTACCAGCCGACCGGCGCCTGGACCGGCCATGCCCGGCATCTGGCGGGCATGACCGCCGGGGGCTGGCGGTTCCTGATTCCGCAGCCCGGCCTGTCGGTATGGAGTCGGGCCGATCGCTGCCGATCGGATTGGGATGAGGATGGCTGGCGGACGGGCCGGGTGACGGCGCGCGAGTTGCTGGTGGAGGGAAAAAAGGTTGTTGGCCCGCAACAAAGTGGCATAGCGCTTACAGAAGGCGGTCAAGTCATTGATTTGCAGGCAAGATCGGCGGTCGATGCGGTGATCCGCGCGCTGCGGAACCATGGCTTGATCGCCTCGGCATGA
- a CDS encoding OmpA family protein — MRKLAIVLALASTALASPALARDKSWYVGIEGGGMIVEDINYDITGTRTGTATVDHDYGYDIDGVMGYDFGGFRLETEVGYRRATVDSFSSTTLTNTGIGTGTVPAGNYDYAGGSTSALSFMLNGLLDFGADDGIQGFVGGGVGVARVKANYALNNRADFLNDSDTVFAWQALAGIRAPLTDHIDATLKYRFFNAENVKLVDVANNTFDGRFRSHSILGGVAYNFGEPAAPPPPPPPPPPPPPPPPPPPPPAPEPVVCSPGPFIVFFEWNKSDVTPEAASILDNAITQYQSCGNARVMVAGFTDTSGTPRYNMGLSQRRADAVKAYMTSRSIPDGSISTEAFGEDRDHLRVQTADGVREVQNRRVEITYGPGAGQ; from the coding sequence ATGCGGAAGCTTGCCATTGTTCTGGCACTTGCCTCCACCGCCCTCGCTTCGCCTGCCCTCGCCCGCGACAAGTCGTGGTATGTCGGCATCGAAGGCGGCGGGATGATCGTCGAAGATATCAACTATGATATCACCGGCACGCGTACCGGCACCGCCACCGTCGACCATGACTATGGTTATGACATTGACGGCGTGATGGGTTATGACTTCGGTGGTTTCCGTCTGGAAACCGAAGTCGGCTATCGCCGCGCGACGGTCGACAGCTTCAGCTCGACCACGCTGACCAACACCGGCATCGGCACGGGCACCGTTCCGGCCGGCAACTATGACTATGCCGGTGGCTCCACCTCGGCGCTCAGCTTCATGCTGAACGGCTTGCTGGACTTCGGTGCCGATGACGGCATCCAGGGCTTCGTCGGCGGCGGCGTCGGCGTCGCGCGCGTCAAGGCGAACTACGCCCTGAACAACCGCGCCGACTTCCTGAACGACTCGGACACCGTGTTCGCGTGGCAGGCTCTGGCGGGCATCCGCGCGCCGCTGACCGACCACATCGACGCGACGCTGAAGTATCGCTTCTTCAACGCCGAGAACGTCAAGCTGGTCGACGTTGCGAACAACACGTTCGACGGCCGCTTCCGTTCGCACTCGATCCTGGGTGGCGTGGCGTACAACTTCGGCGAACCGGCAGCTCCGCCGCCCCCGCCGCCGCCCCCGCCGCCCCCGCCGCCTCCTCCCCCGCCGCCCCCGCCTCCGGCTCCGGAGCCCGTGGTGTGCTCGCCGGGTCCGTTCATCGTGTTCTTCGAGTGGAACAAGTCGGACGTCACCCCGGAAGCAGCGTCGATCCTCGACAACGCGATCACCCAGTACCAGAGCTGCGGCAATGCCCGCGTGATGGTCGCCGGCTTCACCGACACCTCGGGTACGCCGCGCTACAACATGGGTCTGTCGCAGCGTCGTGCCGACGCGGTGAAGGCGTACATGACGTCGCGTTCGATCCCGGATGGCTCGATCTCGACCGAAGCGTTCGGCGAAGACCGCGACCACCTGCGCGTTCAGACTGCGGACGGCGTCCGCGAGGTCCAGAACCGTCGCGTGGAAATCACCTACGGTCCGGGCGCTGGCCAGTAA
- a CDS encoding PilZ domain-containing protein, with protein sequence MPRGGQHHRSREARRQVMIPCRMKSVRGWGDACIHNISSRGMMIASDDPLVPGDYVDIRRGRQVVIGRVIWRRDCYTGIRTQDVISADTLINEPRLEGRPVQSAAEADRRTSRSRAVSRIDTAHGLDRSRWLAGNLQFGALCAFGLVAAIVIALEVAQMLAIPTGRITQALAVKPDARP encoded by the coding sequence ATGCCGCGCGGAGGACAACATCATCGAAGCCGGGAAGCGCGTCGGCAGGTCATGATTCCGTGCCGGATGAAGTCGGTGCGGGGATGGGGCGACGCCTGCATCCACAATATCTCGTCGCGCGGCATGATGATCGCCTCCGACGATCCGCTGGTGCCCGGTGACTATGTCGACATCCGCCGGGGCCGCCAGGTGGTGATCGGTCGCGTCATCTGGCGGCGCGATTGCTATACCGGCATCCGAACCCAGGACGTGATCAGCGCCGACACCCTCATCAACGAACCGCGCCTGGAAGGGCGCCCGGTCCAGTCCGCCGCCGAAGCCGATCGCCGCACCAGCCGCAGCCGCGCGGTCAGCCGCATCGACACCGCGCATGGCCTGGACCGAAGCCGCTGGCTGGCTGGCAACCTGCAATTCGGCGCGCTTTGTGCCTTCGGGCTGGTCGCCGCCATCGTCATCGCCCTGGAGGTGGCGCAGATGCTCGCCATTCCCACCGGCCGCATCACCCAGGCGCTGGCGGTAAAGCCCGACGCGCGCCCCTGA
- a CDS encoding folate-binding protein YgfZ, with protein MSDTTPTTQPGPAPATTLADRRLIRVAGEDVRGFLQGLVTQDVIGLTPDRPRWAGLLTPQGKALFDFLLWADGDAVLIDAEAAQAEALARRLSIYRLRRAITIEPVEDLAVHWSRDADGHAEDPRLPELGKRWLAPAGDAATDWVAHRLSLGVTEGVGELGSGETLWLECNARELNGVSFTKGCYVGQENTARMHHRSKVNRRLVVAPLGDAGDRTRATYPELGLMVEHRRVETLGDALCPAWLAAAIGADEPA; from the coding sequence ATGAGCGATACCACCCCGACGACGCAGCCCGGCCCCGCGCCCGCCACGACCCTGGCCGACCGGCGCCTGATCCGCGTGGCGGGCGAGGATGTGCGCGGTTTCCTGCAAGGCTTGGTGACGCAGGACGTGATCGGCCTGACGCCCGACCGGCCGCGCTGGGCGGGGCTGCTGACCCCGCAGGGCAAGGCGCTGTTCGACTTCCTGCTATGGGCGGACGGCGATGCGGTGCTGATCGATGCGGAGGCCGCGCAGGCCGAGGCGCTGGCGCGGCGGCTGTCGATCTATCGCCTGCGCCGGGCGATCACGATCGAGCCCGTGGAGGATCTGGCGGTGCATTGGAGCCGCGACGCCGATGGCCATGCCGAGGACCCGCGCCTGCCCGAATTGGGCAAGCGCTGGCTGGCTCCCGCCGGCGACGCGGCGACCGATTGGGTCGCGCACCGCCTGTCGCTGGGCGTTACCGAGGGCGTGGGCGAGCTGGGGTCGGGCGAGACGCTCTGGCTGGAATGCAATGCGCGCGAGCTGAACGGGGTCAGCTTCACCAAGGGCTGCTATGTCGGGCAGGAGAATACCGCCCGGATGCATCACCGCTCGAAGGTCAACCGGCGACTGGTGGTGGCGCCGCTGGGCGATGCGGGCGACCGGACACGGGCGACCTATCCGGAGCTGGGGCTGATGGTCGAGCATCGCCGGGTCGAGACGCTGGGCGATGCGTTGTGCCCCGCCTGGCTGGCGGCGGCGATCGGGGCGGACGAACCGGCCTGA
- a CDS encoding dihydroorotase yields MTFDLLLSGGTVHTPGGPVRADVGVTNGRIVAIGAKGDAGRVIDCTGLDILPGVIDSQVHFREPGLMHKEDLASGSRAAVMGGVTAVFEMPNTKPNTDSADAITDKLTRAKTMYCDHAFYVGATNHNARDLAELERMPGTAGVKIFMGASTGDLLVSEDARLAEVLASGHRRVAIHAEDEDRMNARAGERIEGDPSSHPVWRDDESALLATHRILRLARAANRRIHILHVTTPAELEYIAKHKDIATCEVTPQHLTLAGEEAYPRLGTLAQMNPPIRSGAHRDGLWHWLNQGVPDVIGSDHAPHTLEEKAKPYPGSPSGMPGVQTLLPLLLDHAANGRLSLQRVIELTSAGAQRIFGIVGKGRIAAGYDADFTIVDLKKRWTIEEKWLQSKCGWSPFTGMELTGKPIGTIVRGQVAMWEDQLAEAPTGQPIRFEAVDFG; encoded by the coding sequence ATGACCTTCGATCTGCTTCTCTCCGGCGGCACCGTGCATACCCCCGGCGGCCCCGTTCGTGCCGATGTCGGCGTGACGAACGGCCGGATCGTCGCCATCGGGGCGAAGGGCGATGCGGGGCGGGTGATCGACTGCACCGGGCTCGACATCCTTCCCGGCGTGATCGACAGCCAGGTCCATTTCCGCGAGCCCGGCCTGATGCACAAGGAAGACCTGGCGAGCGGAAGCCGCGCGGCGGTGATGGGCGGCGTGACCGCCGTCTTCGAAATGCCCAATACCAAGCCGAACACCGATTCGGCCGACGCGATCACCGACAAGCTGACCCGCGCCAAGACGATGTATTGCGACCATGCCTTCTATGTCGGCGCGACCAACCACAATGCGCGCGACCTGGCCGAGCTGGAGCGGATGCCGGGCACGGCGGGGGTCAAGATCTTCATGGGCGCCTCGACCGGCGACCTGCTGGTGTCCGAGGATGCGCGGCTGGCCGAGGTGCTCGCCTCGGGCCATCGCCGCGTCGCCATCCATGCCGAGGATGAGGACCGGATGAACGCGCGTGCGGGCGAGCGGATCGAGGGCGATCCGTCGTCGCACCCGGTCTGGCGCGACGACGAAAGCGCGCTGCTCGCCACCCATCGCATCCTGCGGCTGGCGCGCGCGGCCAATCGCCGCATCCACATCCTGCACGTCACCACGCCCGCCGAGCTGGAATATATCGCCAAGCACAAGGACATCGCGACCTGCGAGGTCACGCCGCAGCATCTGACGCTGGCGGGCGAGGAGGCCTATCCGCGGCTCGGCACGCTGGCGCAGATGAACCCGCCAATCCGTTCGGGCGCGCATCGCGACGGGCTGTGGCACTGGCTGAACCAGGGCGTGCCCGACGTCATCGGCTCGGACCATGCGCCGCACACGCTGGAGGAAAAGGCCAAGCCCTATCCGGGCAGCCCCAGCGGGATGCCGGGCGTGCAGACGCTGCTGCCGCTGCTGCTCGACCATGCCGCGAACGGCCGCCTGTCGCTCCAGCGCGTGATCGAGCTGACCAGCGCCGGTGCGCAGCGCATCTTCGGCATCGTCGGCAAGGGGCGGATCGCGGCGGGCTATGACGCCGACTTCACCATCGTCGACCTCAAGAAGCGGTGGACGATCGAGGAAAAGTGGCTTCAGTCCAAGTGCGGCTGGTCGCCCTTCACCGGCATGGAACTGACCGGCAAGCCGATCGGCACGATCGTGCGCGGCCAGGTGGCGATGTGGGAAGACCAGCTGGCCGAGGCCCCGACCGGCCAGCCGATCCGTTTCGAGGCGGTCGATTTCGGATGA